The window CGCCTGGGCCCTGTACGAGGCCTGGGTCAAGATCCAGACCGGTGAGGCCGACACCGCGCTCGTCTACGCGTACGGGAAGTCCTCGCCCGGTTCGGTACGCGACGTACTGACGCGCCAGCTCGACCCGTACTACCTCGCCCCGCTCTGGCCCGACTCGGTGGCCCTGGCCGCCCTCCAGGCCCAGGCCCTGATCGACGCGGGCGAGACCGACGAGCGCGCCCTGGCCGCCATCGGAGCGCGCAGCCGCGCCGCCGCCGAGGCGAACCCGCACGCCCAGCTCCGCGGCGCCGTCCCGCAGGGCGACTACCAGGTCCGGCCGCTGCGCACCTGGGACTGCCCGCCCATCGGCGACGGCGTGGCCGCGGTGATCCTGGCCGCCGGCGACCTCGCGCGGCAGCTGTGCGAACGCCCCGCCTGGATCACCGGCATCGACCACCGCATCGAGGCCCACGGCCTGGGCCTGCGCGACCTCACCGACTCCCCGTCCACCCGGATCGCCGCCGAGCACGCGGGCGTCTTCGAAGCCCCGGTGGACACGGCGGAACTGCACGCGCCGTTCTCCTCCCAGGAGGTCGTGCTGCGCAAGGCGCTCGGCCTCGGCGACGGCGACGGCGTGGCCGTCAACCCGTCCGGGGGAGCGCTCGCCGCGAACCCGGTCATGGCCGCCGGCCTGATCCGCATCGGCGAGGCGGCCGCCCGGATCCACCGAGGCGAGTCCGACCGGGCCGTCGCCCACGCCACCTCCGGCCCCTGCCTCCAGCAGAACCTGGTCGCCGTCCTGGAAGGGGACCGAGCATGAGCAAGGAGCCAGTTGCCGTCGTCGGCATCGGCCAGACCAAGCACGTGGCCGCCCGCCACGA of the Streptomyces sp. NBC_01294 genome contains:
- a CDS encoding thiolase domain-containing protein — translated: MARYAREVAVVAFAQSDHLRRTDELSEVEMVMPVLHQVLAATGLKAGEIGFTCSGSSDYLAGRAFSFTMTLDGVGAWPPISESHVEMDGAWALYEAWVKIQTGEADTALVYAYGKSSPGSVRDVLTRQLDPYYLAPLWPDSVALAALQAQALIDAGETDERALAAIGARSRAAAEANPHAQLRGAVPQGDYQVRPLRTWDCPPIGDGVAAVILAAGDLARQLCERPAWITGIDHRIEAHGLGLRDLTDSPSTRIAAEHAGVFEAPVDTAELHAPFSSQEVVLRKALGLGDGDGVAVNPSGGALAANPVMAAGLIRIGEAAARIHRGESDRAVAHATSGPCLQQNLVAVLEGDRA